A region from the Neomonachus schauinslandi chromosome 2, ASM220157v2, whole genome shotgun sequence genome encodes:
- the LOC110573030 gene encoding protein kish-A-like yields MSAIFNFQSLVTVILLLICTCAYIRSLAPSLLDKNKTGFPVGIFWKCTRIGERKSPYIAVFCVVMAFSILFIQ; encoded by the coding sequence ATGTCTGCCATTTTCAATTTTCAGAGTCTGGTGACTGTAATCTTGCTGCTTATATGTACCTGTGCTTATATCCGATCCTTGGCACCCAGCCTCctggacaaaaataaaactggatttcCAGTTGGTATATTTTGGAAGTGCACCAGAATTGGTGAACGGAAGAGTCCTTACATTGCAGTATTCTGTGTAGTGATGGCCTTCAGCATCCTCTTCATACAGTAG